In one window of Camelina sativa cultivar DH55 chromosome 15, Cs, whole genome shotgun sequence DNA:
- the LOC104746036 gene encoding defensin-like protein 46 encodes MSSTKTLVTCFLVIILAVSLSSHNVLVSDAGINDFFDHCDTQCEGYVECKKYCIKAGFRTGECGSSCILCPVKCCCQK; translated from the exons ATGAGTAGTACAAAAACTTTGGTGACTTGTTTCCTTGTAATAATACTTGCAGTTTCGTTGTCTAGCCATAACGTTTTGGTTTCAG ATGCAGggataaatgatttttttgacCATTGTGATACTCAGTGTGAGGGATATGTTGAATGTAAGAAGTATTGTATTAAAGCTGGATTCAGAACTGGAGAGTGTGGTTCGAGTTGTATTTTATGTCCTGTGAAATGTTGTTGCCAAAAGTAG
- the LOC104746038 gene encoding dihydrolipoyl dehydrogenase 2, chloroplastic, with amino-acid sequence MEPRNLRFIIEWLESRENHLVETNHRLSRGVRKELKLTHGRSSVTDRKTSGGFEIDPEAVLIQEERAAVNGKQPNGANLRRRRREKRTRELCRGREAAIDKTNEGALKTPPPLLAITLTLSPPSLILSSASSSVRSLSLSLTIQSAMTLSFSQTSSFTRPNHVVGSTASVFSTPKNLRFCGLRREAFGFSPSNQLSLRSNRTQSSGFQVSASASSNGNGNGAPPKSFDYDLIIIGAGVGGHGAALHAVEKGLKTAIIEGDVVGGTCVNRGCVPSKALLAVSGRMRELQNEHHMKSFGLQVSAAGYDRQGVADHANNLATKIRNNLTNSMKALGVDILTGFGSVLGPQKVKYGKDNIITAKDIIIATGSVPFVPKGIEVDGKTVITSDHALKLESVPDWIAIVGSGYIGLEFSDVYTALGSEVTFIEALDQLMPGFDPEISKLAQRVLINPRKIDYHTGVFASKITPAKDGKPVLIELIDAKTKEPKDTLEVDAALIATGRAPFTNGLGLENVNVVTQRGFIPVDERMRVIDGNGTLVPNLYCIGDANGKLMLAHAASAQGISVVEQVSGRDHVLNHLSIPAACFTHPEISMVGLTEPQAKEKGEKEGFKVSVAKTSFKANTKALAQNEGEGIAKMIYRPDNGEILGVHIFGLHAADLIHEASNAIALGTRIQDIKLAVHAHPTLSEVLDELFKAAKVESQATRTVSDKVAV; translated from the exons ATGGAGCCTAGAAATCTCAGATTTATCATCGAATGGCTGGAGTCTCGGGAGAATCACCTCGTTGAGACGAACCACCGGTTGAGCAGAGGGGTAAGAAAGGAGTTGAAGCTTACGCATGGCCGAAGTAGCGTGACCGATCGAAAAACCTCCGGTGGATTCGAAATCGATCCAGAAGCAGTGTTGATACAAGAGGAGAGAGCCGCAGTGAACGGAAAGCAGCCCAACGGCGCCAATTTGAGACGACGCCGCCGGGAGAAGAGAACTCGGGAGTTGTGCCGGGGGAGAGAAGCGGCTATcg acaaaacaaacgaaGGCGCTTTGAAAACTCCGCCTCCGTTGTTAGCTATTACACTCACTCTGTCTCCGCCGAGTTTAATTCTGTCATCTGCGTCTTCCTCTgttagatctctctctctgtctcttacAATACAATCAGCTATGACGCTTTCGTTCTCACAGACGTCGTCGTTTACAAGACCCAACCACGTGGTCGGATCAACTGCTTCCGTTTTCTCTACGCCTAAGAATCTCCGGTTTTGCGGACTCCGCCGGGAAGCGTTTGGTTTCTCTCCGTCGAATCAGTTGTCTTTGCGCAGTAACCGAACTCAGAGTAGTGGATTCCAAGTCTCTGCTTCTGCTTCGAGTAATGGTAATGGTAACGGTGCTCCTCCCAAATCTTTCGATTATGATTTGATCATCATCGGAGCTGGAGTTGGTGGCCACGGAGCTGCTTTGCACGCTGTTGAAAAG GGACTTAAAACTGCCATCATTGAAGGAGATGTTGTTGGAGGGACTTGTGTTAACAGAGGGTGTGTACCTTCTAAAGCTCTTCTTGCTGTTAGTGGTAGAATGCGGGAACTTCAGAACGAACATCACATGAAGTCCTTTGGTCTACAG GTTTCAGCTGCTGGGTATGATCGTCAGGGTGTGGCTGACCATGCTAATAACCTGGCTACCAAAATTCGAAACAATCTGACCAATTCTATGAAGGCACTTGGTGTTGATATATTGACAGGATTTGGCAGTGTTCTG GGGCCACAAAAGGTTAAATATGGGAAGGACAATATTATCACTGCCAAGGATATAATCATTGCCACTGGATCTGTGCCGTTTGTTCCTAAAGGAATTGAAGTTGATG GAAAGACTGTAATCACCAGTGACCATGCCTTGAAATTGGAGTCTGTCCCTGATTGGATTGCAATTGTTGGAAGTGGTTATATTGGTCTTGAGTTCAGTGATGTTTACACCGCACTTGGAAGTGAG GTAACTTTTATTGAAGCTCTGGATCAGCTAATGCCTGGATTTGATCCTGAGATCAGTAAGCTAGCACAGAGGGTTTTGATTAATCCAAGAAAGATTGACTATCATACTGGAGTCTTTGCGAGCAAA ATTACTCCAGCAAAGGATGGGAAACCAGTTTTGATTGAGCTTATTGATGCCAAAACAAAGGAACCTAAGGATACTTTGGAG GTAGATGCTGCTCTTATTGCTACTGGAAGAGCTCCATTCACCAATGGACTTGGCTTGGAAAAT GTCAATGTTGTGACGCAGAGAGGCTTCATACCAGTTGATGAGCGAATGCGTGTGATCGATGGAAATGGGACTCTG GTTCCCAACTTGTACTGCATTGGTGATGCCAATGGTAAATTGATGCTTGCACATGCAGCCAGTGCCCAAGGAATATCTG TGGTCGAGCAAGTCAGCGGTAGAGATCATGTGCTTAATCATCTAAGCATCCCAGCTGCTTGCTTTACTCATCCTGAAATCAGTATGGTGGGATTGACAGAG CCTCAAGCGAAAGAAAAAGGTGAGAAGGAAGGATTTAAAGTAAGTGTGGCCAAGACAAGTTTCAAGGCTAACACAAAGGCCTTAGCTCAAAATGAAGGAGAAGGAATAGCAAAG ATGATATACCGACCTGACAATGGTGAAATCCTAGGAGTTCATATATTTGGACTGCATGCAGCTGATCTAATCCATGAAGCGTCCAATGCAATTGCTCTTGGAACACGCATTCAG GACATAAAATTGGCAGTTCATGCACACCCAACACTGTCTGAAGTCCTCGACGAACTGTTCAAAGCAGCCAAG GTTGAAAGTCAAGCTACAAGGACAGTAAGTGATAAAGTGGCTGtataa
- the LOC104746037 gene encoding calmodulin-binding transcription activator 6-like isoform X2, whose product MDGDGSRRLIGSEIHGFHTLQDLDVQTTWEEAKSRWLRPNEIHAILSNPKYFTINVKPVNLPNSGRIILFDRKMLRNFRKDGHNWKKKKDGRTVKEAHEHLKVGNEERIHVYYAHGEDKTTFVRRCYWLLDRARENIVLVHYRDTQEAATSSGESNSSPISVSDQTFPNLVAPENIDFSIENSRYLASNNSPVVRNHDISLHDINTLDWDELLIPTDLNNLSAPTVDDLSYFTEPLQNAANGSAEPVYMTMADESLDALLNNGPQSRESFGRWMNSFIGESNDLLEGPSFSPMVTHDQDPLAPQALFQPHSNIPEQVFNITDVSPSWAYSSEKTKILVTGFLHNSYQHLERSNLFCICGDSCVPAEYIQAGVYRCIIPPHSPGLVNLYLSVDGNKPISQCFRFEHRSVPVLDKTIPEENQESKWEEFEFQVRLSHLLFTSSNKLNVLSSKISPTNLRDAKKLASKTSHLLNSWAYLLKSIQGNKVSFDQAKDHLFELTLKNRLKEWLMEKVLEGRSTLDYDSKGLGVIHLCAILGYTWSIQLFSLSGLSLNFRDKQGWTALHWAAYYGREKMVAALLSAGARPNLVTDPTKHNLDGCMASDLAQQNGYDGLAAYLAEKCLVAQFRDMKIAGNISGNLEACKAEMMNQGTLPEDEQSLKDALAAYRTAAEAAARIQGAFREKALKAARSSVIQFANKEEEAKSIIAAMKIQNAFRKYDTRRKIEAAYRIQCRFQTWKMRREYLNMRRQAIRIQAAFRGLQARRQYKKIVWSVGVLEKAVLRWRQKRKGFRGLQVAATEDSSGETEEDFYKTSQRQAEERLERSVVRVQAMFRSKKAQQDYRRMKLTHEETQLEYDCLDDI is encoded by the exons ATGGACGGCGACGGTTCCCGCAGGCTTATCGGCTCGGAGATTCATGGATTCCATACCTTACAAG ATCTTGATGTCCAGACAACATGGGAGGAAGCAAAAAGCAGGTGGCTCCGGCCAAACGAGATCCATGCTATCCTCTCTAACCCTAAATACTTCACCATCAATGTCAAGCCGGTGAACTTACCCAata GTGGCAGAATTATATTGTTCGACCGTAAGATGTTGAGGAACTTCAGAAAGGATGGTCATAactggaaaaagaagaaagacggAAGGACAGTTAAAGAGGCTCACGAACACCtcaaa GTTGGTAACGAGGAAAGGATTCACGTATACTATGCCCATGGTGAAGATAAAACTACTTTTGTTCGGAGGTGTTACTGGTTACTGGATAG GGCTCGAGAGAATATCGTCCTTGTACATTACCGTGATACACAggag GCAGCTACATCATCGGGGGAGTCAAACTCTAGTCCTATCTCTGTCTCTGATCAGACATTCCCAAATCTCGTGGCACCTGAAAATATTGACTTTAGCATCGAGAACTCACGTTATCTAG CAAGCAACAACAGCCCAGTTGTTAGAAATCATGATATTAGCCTTCATGATATCAATACGCTTGATTGGGATGAGCTGCTGATACCAACCGATCTTAACAACCTATCTGCACCAACCGTAG ATGATTTGTCATACTTCACAGAACCACTCCAAAATGCTGCAAACGGTTCTGCAGAGCCTGTGTATATGACAATGGCTGATGAATCTCTTGATGCTTTGCTTAACAATGGTCCACAAAGTCGAGAGAGTTTTGGAAGGTGGATGAATTCATTTATCGGCGAATCTAATGACTTGCTGGAGGGTCCTTCCTTCAGCCCCATGGTTACGCATGACCAGGATCCGTTAGCTCCTCAAGCTTTATTTCAACCGCACTCCAACATACCTGAGCAAGTGTTTAACATAACTGATGTTTCACCTTCTTGGGCCTATTCTTCAGAGAAAACAAAG ATTCTTGTAACTGGGTTCTTGCACAACAGTTATCAACATCTCGAAAGATCAAACCTGTTCTGCATTTGTGGTGACTCGTGTGTCCCTGCGGAATATATCCAGGCGGGAGTCTACCGTTGCATCATACCTCCGCACTCGCCTGGGTTGGTAAACCTCTATCTTAGTGTAGACGGCAACAAACCAATCAGCCAATGTTTCAGGTTCGAACACCGTTCAGTCCCAGTTCTTGATAAGACCATCCCTGAAGAAAATCAAGAATCCAAATGGGAAGAATTTGAGTTCCAAGTCAGACTTTCTCATCTTCTATTTACGTCTTCCAACAAACTCAACGTTCTCTCCAGCAAAATCTCACCTACTAATCTGCGAGATGCCAAAAAACTCGCTAGCAAAACGTCCCATCTTTTAAACAGTTGGGCTTATCTACTCAAGTCAATCCAGGGGAATAAGGTGTCGTTTGATCAAGCGAAAGATCATCTCTTCGAGCTTACTCTGAAGAACAGGCTTAAGGAATGGCTTATGGAGAAAGTGCTCGAAGGTCGCAGCACACTGGATTATGACTCTAAAGGCCTCGGTGTGATCCACCTTTGTGCCATTCTTGGATACACTTGGTCGATCCAGCTGTTTTCGTTATCAGGTTTGTCGTTGAACTTCCGTGATAAACAAGGGTGGACTGCTCTTCATTGGGCAGCATACTACGGAAG GGAGAAAATGGTGGCTGCTCTTCTTTCTGCTGGGGCGAGACCAAATCTGGTGACAGACCCGACAAAACATAATCTTGACGGATGCATGGCGTCTGATTTGGCACAGCAAAATGGATATGACGGTTTAGCTGCATATCTTGCTGAGAAATGTTTGGTTGCTCAGTTTAGAGACATGAAAATTGCTGGAAACATCAGTGGCAATCTGGAGGCTTGCAAGGCGGAGATGATGAACCAAGGCACTCTCCCGGAAGATGAGCAGAGTCTCAAGGACGCTCTGGCAGCATACAGAACAGCTGCAGAAGCAGCGGCTCGGATTCAGGGTGCGTTTAGGGAAAAGGCGCTGAAGGCGGCACGGTCAAGCGTGATTCAGTTTgctaacaaagaagaagaggctaAGAGCATAATTGCAGCTATGAAGATTCAGAATGCGTTCCGGAAATATGATACGCGTAGGAAGATAGAAGC TGCTTACCGGATTCAGTGCAGGTTCCAAACTTGGAAAATGAGAAGAGAGTATCTGAATATGCGGCGTCAAGCAATTAGGATCCAG GCTGCTTTCAGGGGATTACAAGCACGGAGGCAGTACAAGAAGATCGTATGGTCAGTAGGAGTGTTAGAGAAGGCAGTTCTGAGGTggagacaaaagagaaaagggtttagAGGACTCCAGGTTGCAGCAACGGAGGATTCTTCAGGTGAGACAGAGGAAGATTTCTACAAGACGAGCCAGAGGCAAGCAGAGGAGAGGCTGGAGAGATCTGTAGTGCGAGTCCAAGCCATGTTCAGGTCTAAGAAGGCTCAACAGGATTACAGGAGGATGAAACTCACGCATGAAGAAACTCAG TTGGAGTACGATTGCCTGGACGACATTTGA
- the LOC104746037 gene encoding calmodulin-binding transcription activator 6-like isoform X1, whose translation MDGDGSRRLIGSEIHGFHTLQDLDVQTTWEEAKSRWLRPNEIHAILSNPKYFTINVKPVNLPNSGRIILFDRKMLRNFRKDGHNWKKKKDGRTVKEAHEHLKVGNEERIHVYYAHGEDKTTFVRRCYWLLDRARENIVLVHYRDTQEAATSSGESNSSPISVSDQTFPNLVAPENIDFSIENSRYLASNNSPVVRNHDISLHDINTLDWDELLIPTDLNNLSAPTVDDLSYFTEPLQNAANGSAEPVYMTMADESLDALLNNGPQSRESFGRWMNSFIGESNDLLEGPSFSPMVTHDQDPLAPQALFQPHSNIPEQVFNITDVSPSWAYSSEKTKILVTGFLHNSYQHLERSNLFCICGDSCVPAEYIQAGVYRCIIPPHSPGLVNLYLSVDGNKPISQCFRFEHRSVPVLDKTIPEENQESKWEEFEFQVRLSHLLFTSSNKLNVLSSKISPTNLRDAKKLASKTSHLLNSWAYLLKSIQGNKVSFDQAKDHLFELTLKNRLKEWLMEKVLEGRSTLDYDSKGLGVIHLCAILGYTWSIQLFSLSGLSLNFRDKQGWTALHWAAYYGREKMVAALLSAGARPNLVTDPTKHNLDGCMASDLAQQNGYDGLAAYLAEKCLVAQFRDMKIAGNISGNLEACKAEMMNQGTLPEDEQSLKDALAAYRTAAEAAARIQGAFREKALKAARSSVIQFANKEEEAKSIIAAMKIQNAFRKYDTRRKIEAAYRIQCRFQTWKMRREYLNMRRQAIRIQAAFRGLQARRQYKKIVWSVGVLEKAVLRWRQKRKGFRGLQVAATEDSSGETEEDFYKTSQRQAEERLERSVVRVQAMFRSKKAQQDYRRMKLTHEETQLEYDCLDDI comes from the exons ATGGACGGCGACGGTTCCCGCAGGCTTATCGGCTCGGAGATTCATGGATTCCATACCTTACAAG ATCTTGATGTCCAGACAACATGGGAGGAAGCAAAAAGCAGGTGGCTCCGGCCAAACGAGATCCATGCTATCCTCTCTAACCCTAAATACTTCACCATCAATGTCAAGCCGGTGAACTTACCCAata GTGGCAGAATTATATTGTTCGACCGTAAGATGTTGAGGAACTTCAGAAAGGATGGTCATAactggaaaaagaagaaagacggAAGGACAGTTAAAGAGGCTCACGAACACCtcaaa GTTGGTAACGAGGAAAGGATTCACGTATACTATGCCCATGGTGAAGATAAAACTACTTTTGTTCGGAGGTGTTACTGGTTACTGGATAG GGCTCGAGAGAATATCGTCCTTGTACATTACCGTGATACACAggag GCAGCTACATCATCGGGGGAGTCAAACTCTAGTCCTATCTCTGTCTCTGATCAGACATTCCCAAATCTCGTGGCACCTGAAAATATTGACTTTAGCATCGAGAACTCACGTTATCTAG CAAGCAACAACAGCCCAGTTGTTAGAAATCATGATATTAGCCTTCATGATATCAATACGCTTGATTGGGATGAGCTGCTGATACCAACCGATCTTAACAACCTATCTGCACCAACCGTAG ATGATTTGTCATACTTCACAGAACCACTCCAAAATGCTGCAAACGGTTCTGCAGAGCCTGTGTATATGACAATGGCTGATGAATCTCTTGATGCTTTGCTTAACAATGGTCCACAAAGTCGAGAGAGTTTTGGAAGGTGGATGAATTCATTTATCGGCGAATCTAATGACTTGCTGGAGGGTCCTTCCTTCAGCCCCATGGTTACGCATGACCAGGATCCGTTAGCTCCTCAAGCTTTATTTCAACCGCACTCCAACATACCTGAGCAAGTGTTTAACATAACTGATGTTTCACCTTCTTGGGCCTATTCTTCAGAGAAAACAAAG ATTCTTGTAACTGGGTTCTTGCACAACAGTTATCAACATCTCGAAAGATCAAACCTGTTCTGCATTTGTGGTGACTCGTGTGTCCCTGCGGAATATATCCAGGCGGGAGTCTACCGTTGCATCATACCTCCGCACTCGCCTGGGTTGGTAAACCTCTATCTTAGTGTAGACGGCAACAAACCAATCAGCCAATGTTTCAGGTTCGAACACCGTTCAGTCCCAGTTCTTGATAAGACCATCCCTGAAGAAAATCAAGAATCCAAATGGGAAGAATTTGAGTTCCAAGTCAGACTTTCTCATCTTCTATTTACGTCTTCCAACAAACTCAACGTTCTCTCCAGCAAAATCTCACCTACTAATCTGCGAGATGCCAAAAAACTCGCTAGCAAAACGTCCCATCTTTTAAACAGTTGGGCTTATCTACTCAAGTCAATCCAGGGGAATAAGGTGTCGTTTGATCAAGCGAAAGATCATCTCTTCGAGCTTACTCTGAAGAACAGGCTTAAGGAATGGCTTATGGAGAAAGTGCTCGAAGGTCGCAGCACACTGGATTATGACTCTAAAGGCCTCGGTGTGATCCACCTTTGTGCCATTCTTGGATACACTTGGTCGATCCAGCTGTTTTCGTTATCAGGTTTGTCGTTGAACTTCCGTGATAAACAAGGGTGGACTGCTCTTCATTGGGCAGCATACTACGGAAG GGAGAAAATGGTGGCTGCTCTTCTTTCTGCTGGGGCGAGACCAAATCTGGTGACAGACCCGACAAAACATAATCTTGACGGATGCATGGCGTCTGATTTGGCACAGCAAAATGGATATGACGGTTTAGCTGCATATCTTGCTGAGAAATGTTTGGTTGCTCAGTTTAGAGACATGAAAATTGCTGGAAACATCAGTGGCAATCTGGAGGCTTGCAAGGCGGAGATGATGAACCAAGGCACTCTCCCGGAAGATGAGCAGAGTCTCAAGGACGCTCTGGCAGCATACAGAACAGCTGCAGAAGCAGCGGCTCGGATTCAGGGTGCGTTTAGGGAAAAGGCGCTGAAGGCGGCACGGTCAAGCGTGATTCAGTTTgctaacaaagaagaagaggctaAGAGCATAATTGCAGCTATGAAG ATTCAGAATGCGTTCCGGAAATATGATACGCGTAGGAAGATAGAAGCTGCTTACCGGATTCAGTGCAGGTTCCAAACTTGGAAAATGAGAAGAGAGTATCTGAATATGCGGCGTCAAGCAATTAGGATCCAG GCTGCTTTCAGGGGATTACAAGCACGGAGGCAGTACAAGAAGATCGTATGGTCAGTAGGAGTGTTAGAGAAGGCAGTTCTGAGGTggagacaaaagagaaaagggtttagAGGACTCCAGGTTGCAGCAACGGAGGATTCTTCAGGTGAGACAGAGGAAGATTTCTACAAGACGAGCCAGAGGCAAGCAGAGGAGAGGCTGGAGAGATCTGTAGTGCGAGTCCAAGCCATGTTCAGGTCTAAGAAGGCTCAACAGGATTACAGGAGGATGAAACTCACGCATGAAGAAACTCAG TTGGAGTACGATTGCCTGGACGACATTTGA